The genomic interval agagtgcaattctaagttttatgcgtggattcaacgaagaattaataagttagtgaattttagtaataaattcttgatctacttattgaaagctcggttatatagacctatggttcccgcactagttgagataatattgcttgtaagactcatataattggttttgattaatcaattataattctcaagttagactatgtctatttgtgaatttttcactaagtaagggcaaaattgtaaagaaagagttttaggggcatatttgttaattatgatactttgtatggttcaattaataaatatgataaatgacaatattatttaataattcttaaatagttagaattggcatttaaatggttgaatttgataattggcgtttttgagaaaatcagatgcagaaaagataaaactgcaaaattgcaaaaagtgaggcccaaatccactatgcatggtcggccacttttgtagggaatttaaactgacattttcattattttaatgccaaataattcaaacctaaccctagtggaatgctataaatagatagtgaatgcttcaggaaatttacactaaattttctacacttctgattcagaaaaaactgagcctctctctctccttatctttagccgccacttcttctctctcttccctcttcaatttcgaaattcttagtgtgagagtagtgcccacacacagcaagtgatacctcaaccatagtgaggaagatcgtgaagaaagactttcagcatcaaagattcagagaaagagattccggttcagatattgataatgctctgctacagaaaggaatcaagggctagatatctgaacggaaggagtcatttaattccgctgcacccaatgtaaggttttctaaactttatatgtgtttatttcatcgttttagaaagttcatatttaaggtgttaatcaacatacttgtgagtagatctaagatcctggtaaaataatttccaacaacttgcATTTATGATGTAATTTTATGaaagtattttattattataaagttttaattaaacataattttatattaaagccTTTGGTTAGTAAAGATTAGCACACTAATTAAGAAAACACAATAACATGCCTAAACTAGTAGGGCGTTACATGATACATTGAGACAGTTTGATGGAAACTTTGCAAAACATCAACAACGGGCTTGTTGGTGCATACCATAAGTCAGTAGTAGTGGGTGCTACAACTATTTTTGAGGTAATTTGAAAGTACATGAACACTTTGCAACTAGAGAAAGAGTTGCATGATAGATACGTTTAATTTACCGGTTCTAATTCCCATGGAAGAGAGTTAAGCAGGTGTTTGACTTCATAacttaaaaactgtttttactttttaaaactaataaggGGGTGTtcgaccaattttttttttttaaaaaaaaaaaactgagttaaaaaacacaaaaaataagaaaacatgaaaaatattgttttctatttcaaaaataattttttttgtctaacattctttttatattttctctcaCATACTCGGGTTTGGGGCTAGGGTCCGGGGCCAAGGTTCACGGGTTTTGGGGCCGGGGTGGGGTAGGATTTATGTCGTGGTGTGGTGTGAAATATTGGagttctttttcttattttagtgaaaaaaaaaatctaaaaacaatctttaaaaattattaactaaacacatagtattttaaaaaacaTTAACTAAACGCGTAGTATTTTAAAGGGTAAATAGTgacataagtacccaaagttttgagtttgtaagcggcataaacccaatgattttttttagtggcataagtacccaatgtttataaaactgtaatttttctctattttcgtCAGTACATGctccgttttaaatttattaaaaaaagatttggaagtaactgatactacatattttttGTCCACaccaaataatctaaaatttgggTCTTATATGTGTcctgtttaagacaataacagagtctgtactgatgaaactagaagaaaattacagttttataaacattgggtacttatgccactaaaaaaaatcattgggtttatgccacttacaaacttaaaactttgggtacttatgccactatttacccTATTTTAAAAACtgcaaataattatttttttgttctcatttatGAAAACacaattttgaaaacaaaaaacaatgtCAAACAACCCTTAGAGCATggttggtattgttttctgttttttgttttcaaaaaattgtttttaaaaatgagaacaaaaaatagtttttgaagttttaaaatacaagtcacgtttggttaggttttttaaaaacaatattgaccaaagtaaattggtttttaaaacagaaaacaacattttgttgttttcaaattacttgttttttgtaactttgttttctgaaaactgttttcaaaaaacaaggccaaacaagtcaaattgttttcaaaaaacaaaaaacaattttttgtttttaaaaacaaaaaataattttttagttatgatgtcaAACATGCACTTAGTCTCCTTGGTTCTGAATTGTAATTCTAAGCATAATAATTACATTTCAAATGCTCTAGTTGTGGATGATTCTTTCAAATATGGTCTAATAGGGGTGGCTGAGAACTACAAAGGGAATTCCCAGAGGCTGCAGTCTGCTAGAGGAGAGAGTGGCTTTGCCCTGGAAGCTGAGCTGAGAGCTATTGTGATGGCCTTCGATTGGGCTCTTGTTTTGCAGTGGTCTGAGGTGACTATTCTCTCAAATTACAAGGTGTTTGTTCATGCACATAAAAAGATTCTGGATTGGAGAGTGGCGTTCTATCCCATTGTTAAGCTTTGTTCCAAGTTTTcaatttgtaattttaattcTATTGGCAGAATTGATTTACCAAGCCAGAACTGGTGTTTCAATTCTTACGAATGTCCTTGGGAAGGGATTTTTTCCCTGAATCTCAAGCTCTTCTTCTAGTTTTAAAGAACTTACCGTTCTAAAGAAGAATTATAGCTGCATTTTATAAGCCCATAATggtttagaaaataataaacgCAAGCATCATAATTCCAAGCAATTACCCTCGACAACAACAAATAGAGTAAGCTTCATTAATTACTTAAGAAgctctaaaaaaaatttaattgcaAAATCCAAAATATACACGAGAAAGACCTACAGCAGTCCGTCTAATTTTGGTGTTACAACTCAAGAGTTTGGTACCTaatttatccaaaaaaaaaaaaaaatctgacctaAGATTACACGCAACATTTCAAGAAAAAAACGTGAAATACAACTCAAAAAGCAGAAAAACATAAATTGGTTTTAACTACCTGATTTTCTTTTACAGAGTGTATTaacaattttaattaataaattaaaaaaaaaaaatgaaagaaagaaaTGCCTGAAGAAAGGCGCCAAAGCCTATCAAAATACGAGATACCAATCTAACCGCAAAGAACAACTAGCCACCACAATACAAGAGTTGCAGAGTGAAGAAACAGCAGGGATGTATGTATGCAGTAAATATAAAACAAGCAGGACCAACCCTGCTCAGTTGATGGCCTAATAATCTCCTCCATCAACAACCAATGGCATTTCCTGAATTGTTGATCGGGGATATAGATCGTGCTTGAACTGAAGAAATATTCACCCCAGAAAAGATGCACTGTCAACTATAACCATGGTCCATGAATTTGCATTTTTTTTGTTCTGATGCACTGTCAATAATACCCATGGTCCATGGATTTGCATTTTCTGGGTTCTTATCACGAGTCGCTAAAGTGAAAGTAGTCAGCAACTTTTAAATGCTTTGCAAGCCGAATAACAGCACTCTGAACAACTTTAGAATCTGGGGAGACTGAATTGGGAAATGAGGGTAGGCACGTTGGTAAACATTGCTCGTTATCTTCAGGAGAACAGAAGTAAGAGAGCACTGATCTGCAGAATATGAATCTGGAAATAGAAGTATATCATCAACACTTCCATTTGTTCTAAACAATAATGTTCAAACTTCAAACACTAAAGTAAAGCTCGGAAACAATTGTTGCCATTTATGTTAAAGTATTCAAAATATATCAAGCCTGACTGTAACCTTATGATATCTAATGATGTCATTTTCCCATCACAAAGGGGGAAAAGAAATTCTATGATGTTGTTCAGTAAATAATGCAGTCTGGATGTGATAAGTAATCTTACAATAAAAGTGTGCTATTAGCTTATAGATCCAATTTATTTATcagaatatataaattatgaattattttaccaaaatgttTGTTGTTTTTCTTGATAAGAAAGCTTAAGTACCTCAAAATAAGTCGTCGGATGAATGGATCAGACAAAACTTGTGCCCAAACCAAATCCAGATTTGTAGATCTCAGTAGAATAACTTCCCAATCAGAGAAAGCGGAGGAGAGTATTTCCTCAGCCTCATTATAAACATCCTACAGAGTGAAACAAATTAGATCCTTGTAGACACTCTTTAAGTTTCAGGAAGTACAGAAACATTGTTATTGTATAAACTTACATTTTCAGCTGCTGGATTTGAGAAGCCGATCAATTGGCAAAATGCTGGCAGGGGAGCAGTCAAGAAAAATGTAAATTGACTTCCATTTTGTGCTATATCCGCATCAGACGGGTTTTTAAACGATGGTCTCAAAGGTGAAAGAAGTAGTGCAGCTGGCTCCCCTCTTTCTGCACCATGTATAACCTGAAATACATACATTTTCGATGTAAGTAGCTTTACAAAGAATTCACATTCAGACGAACCAATGCTCCACACTGAAATCTAGCTAATGATTTATCACCTAAATTAGGGAGCACCAAGACAGCCAAACAATCTCCAGAAAATCATTTTGTCTAAACTAAATAGCTTATTGAGGTATTGAGCTTCCTAGAAAAGCATCAACACAACCACGCGCTTTTAAAAGCACTTGAATTACAAAAATCTAAATATGATTATTGTAGCCACATAAAAGATGTGTACCAACAACTTATATGACAAAACCTTAGGCAAATGTAGTTAGCTACAtctaattttttcttttccttgCTCATGTGAGTATGTCACAGAAGTTACTCGAGTAGACATGAGTCGCATGAGAACTGtaaaccataataataataaatatttttttgaaaaaaaaaaaagaagaaaaaaaaagtatagtgaAAATTGAACAAAATCCACTTTACAAAGTTCTTTTTGCTGTAGCCTGTAAAAAGCAATGCCCAAGTTTTGACAAACCTGCCTTGAATGCATGGCTATTGTCGCTGTCAATAATCAAGAAAAGAGGTCTACGTGTAAATGGAATAATATCTCCAGGATATAAATTATTTGAACCTGAAATTCAACAAAAGACCTAACATTAGTAGAGCAATAAGACACTCTGAAATAGTAGACTAAAACTGAAAAATGCTCATATAAGAATAATTCTTGCTTATATGATATGATTTGAAGGGTACCTACCACCATGTCCTCTAGGCCCGAACCATAAATATTTATCATAATATCCACTTGAAGACTCTCCCTTGTCAATTACACAAGAATGAGATAGAGTACTGCTAAGCTCCTGGACTTTGTTTCTTGATAATTTTTGAGACCCTCCCATGTATTCCGTTGGGGCAACATTACGACCAACCTTCCCTGCAAAAGTGAACTCCAAGGTTACTTATCCTGGATAACTACATAAGACAATTTAGTTTTTAGCAACATAAAAGCAACCTAACCTGAGGCTGAAAGGTACACCAGCATAACACTATCTGGAGGTAGCTCCTCAGAAATTGTTGCCATAACCTGCCAGCACATCATGGAGATAAACATAAGCTTTGCAAACAGCAGATAAATAACAGAAGAGTAAGACGGGCATAGgcatattaaaatttatgtttCATAAACAATTCTCAACAAAGCCTCAATCAGAGGAAACAGTTTGGAAGATGGGCCCCTTAGCTTGATGGAAACATTAGCCCAATGGAAACAAACATGGAACTGCATTAAACACCATTGATCATTGACTTAAGAAAACCATATTTTCTAACTCACCGCTATTAAATGGGTCACAGAAGGACGATAGAGAATAGCTTTCCTTGGATTTGGAGGTAAAGATGGATCAGTCATGTCTGCTGCCAAGTTTATATCGATTAATCCAGAAGCCCCAGAATGATCAGTAAAAGAACCATTATCCTTTGATTCTAGTGGACGCTTCTGGTAAAAGGATCCAGTGGGCTCCCATTCTAAAGATTGTAGCATTCTAAATGTGTCTAATGTAAGTTCAGCGAATTTAACCTGCATGTAAGAGtatatttacattattttttttctcaaagcaTTTCTAACGATGATAGAACCCCAGGCAAACTAAAATTGCCCATCAtaatgaaataaatatctcACCTCATTCCGGTGATAGCTTGTTAGTAACGCATCTTTAAATTTCAAGACCTTCTTTGCATGAAATCGAGTCACATACGGGAGAGATGCTGGATGAGAATCATAAGTAGCACAATAACGCAAAGGTCGAGCATTCATAAAGGACGTATCaactttaataaatctaacaatttcttGCACCACTTGCCTCCATTCTTTGAAATTAGTATCCTGCAATGAGATAGTTTAAATGTCCTAAATCAAGTAAGAGAAACTATgaaagcaaaaaaataaaaattaagagaaaCTATGAAAGCATACAGGGgctaatttataaatatcaagAGATACTTAAAATTCAACAAGCAAAGAAGAAGCCAAGTCTTTTCAAAATACAAACatatattacttttattattaaatacgtAATTTAAGTCACATAAATTGCACAACACAGCACATAAcgctaagaaaattatattgcaaACATCATCAGATAGTCTCACAGATACAAATTAATTAGCAGATTAAAATTGCCACATCAAGATAATTGAGAaggattaagaaacaatagaaTCAACACAGTGCTTTGGACCAGCTTGACACGTTTTCCTTATCCCCAACACACATAAAAGCAAAAGCTGTCTCTCTATAAATTAACTCCTAAACCAATCTCTCTGGCAGTAAAGCAAACCTAATGGCACTTAAATGGCCTACGACTTCATCATAATGTCAACTGTTTAAAGAATCACAATTTTTATTCTTGCCCTCCTACTAAACTTTACAGTCTTTGGTAAGTATGAAACTATATCACTCGACTTAACCAGGGATATGTAAATTACACTCGAACCAACTGAGTGTTCGACTGTTTCTTTCAGGTCACCAAATTAACCAACTGAGTCAGTACATTGATTAGGGTCTCTTCAGTTTCTTTCCTTTTTATGTCTGCATAATGACTCCACACCTAACTAGCTGAGTCCACCAGTTTAATAATAGCATTGTAAATTCATGAAAACTCTTCACAATTGGAACTAACTTTATTCAACGATCACTATATAACAAATTGACCAAtatcaaatttttcaaaaaaaaaaaaaaaaaagaaaaaaaaaatcaaaaatcacAATTACCCGTAAAAAGAAATAAGTTAGtagaaaaatgtaaaataaaataaaatgctgTTAACTATCAACCAGGAAATGTTTATAGACAAACACAAAATTATACCGATCTAATTACAGTAACTATCACTACAAGAACTTTGGTATCAGAACTATGCTCTGCCTGTGAATTtaggagaagaaagaagaagacgGAGGAATcgaaattcgaaaatttaagtATCAACACAAACAATTGATATTCATTcaacaataaaacaaaataaataaatatttgaataaaattaaGTACCCTGTAATTGGCTTTACACTCATCAACGAGAGCTTTGAACCGGTCCAAAAGATGGTTCACCATATCCGTACGGCTCAAGATGAAAGAAACCATCAAAAACCTGGCGTAGAACCTCAATTCCTTGAACCTCACACCCAGATCCTTACCCAAGCCTTTTGATCCCTCAAAGTACCTCCGGTTGAGAATTGCCTCATAGAAAACGTAAGCCTCGACGAGAAACCTAGCCTCGCTGGTCCTCATGTACTGACCGAAGTAGAGCTGGCCGATCCGGCTAGCGATCTCACCGATTTCCCATCGGTTAAGCCCTGTCTCAACGAGCCTGGACCGGTTCTCCTGTTGGTACTTCCATAGCCGCATGTACGCCTTGAACACTTTCTGGAAGTAGTGCTGGTTATGGACCCTTCCGTACGCAGGCACGTCACGAACCCTAGCGAACTTCCGGTCCGCGCTCTCCACCAACGCCCGAAACGTCCTCGGAACAACGTCCTTTTCGGTCATGCCGGAATCCCCTAAAGAAAAAACTCACTTCTCCGACGAATAACTATATTCTCCGGCTCTCATCGGAAAATGTGTAGCTTCTTCTAAAGCTAAAGCtcgaagaaagagaaagagaaagaaaacgaAGCACTTTTTCCGTTTATTTGAGAGGTTTATCAATGGTGGCGTCATAATTATCACCCATTTctccttttttttaattattatttactttttggATTTggctatttaattttttaattttctttctgGGTTCGCCCAGTAAGGAGTTACAGTGGCGGTTCTTATAGTTCATAAAGAAAGTTTGGAATttagtcttctttttcttttcttaataaCCACCCTAGGATTCATCTACATTTGACTGTATTGATCGTTAGATTGTTGACACGTGTTCCATTGGTTTGGTATTTTTTCAGTTATGAACTTGTGACGCTGTTGTTTTCAATGTATTGATTCATTTCAACCTTTATTTAAATTGCTGTAATTTTTCTTCGCACATGTTAGGTTGTTTTGGTTTTTGTTTTCGAAATGCACACATCTTTGCTTAAATCATACGAAAACTTTATCTACCTAAATaagttaaattaaaataaattcttcttttttttttttatagaattaaaaaaaaaaaacttggggTGGTAAATATTTGAGCTTCCAATATGCTACCTAGGCTTAATTTGCATATGAAAACAATTCATATGTTAAAgtcaaaaaaagagaaaaaggaaaaagaaataagaaatacTTTAATGTAGAAAAGGGCAAGTTAAAGCATCGAGCTTCATGGCCATGGGAGACTTTGATTTTTCTTACTTCTTTAGCTGTGGAAGTCTTACTCATATCATATGGTCATATCTATAGTCTATACTATAGGCTGACAATAATtctcatttattttatatatacttacGCCCTTCCTACGAGGATTTGATTCTTTTCTTACTCTATAAAGcagagattaaacggtgcgttTTAGCTGAATTAACAAAAGTTTGGTCTAACTAACCAACCGGCttatacataaaatattattgttgTAAATAAAAAAGGACAGCTTCCAACAAAAACCTTGACTATAAAAGAGAATCTGTACAGCTACAGTATATGCATATTTTTATTCTAACTAATATGTCAAATCACTTTCTTTGAAGgaacatttatattattttttttttttttaaaaaaaagaataaaaactaTTTTCCTAAAAATATGCTTCAGTTGTCAAAATGGGGTAAGTAAGAAAATGGTTAAATTATAGTGAGTCTGGTCCTTCTCTGCTCTGTAAAGCACTCTGAAGTTTCTGCCATGGTTTAGTTTTTCTGggccttctttttttttttgaacaatttcTCTGGGCCCTCTTTGTTTGTTTTGTTCTACCAAGATTTATGACtttcatacaaaaaaaaaaaacatatataaatataatagatAAACTGATTAAATGCACCCAAACCCAAAGGACAACTTTTTAATtagcaaaataataattatgttttTATGAGATTAAATTTTGTCCAAATAATTATTGTGAATAAATAAGTAAAACTATTATTGTTGGGTGTTGTTGTTAGCCttaataattgtaatttttaggGATATTATATGAACATGCAAGGAcatgacattttttttaaaagggaaTATAGAAtgaatttcatatttattaaaattaaattactttattttattttatgtgtgAAAAAGCCTAAAAGGGCATGGAATGGAATATTGTGCAAAATGTGCCTAATCACATAgataattattttcctattgGTCAATGCGTTACATACTACATATTACAATTATTCAAGTTACAAAGGCTGTATTGAATCAGCCACTGAAGACATTATTTAACTACTAttcatataatataaattatttattaggttaaagaaaaaaattaataatggaCATTATTTGATTATGATTAAGACTTTGTGAGCACTAGTATTATTTTAGAATAATGTAGTAGTTTGTACCAAAGACCAGTCCAAAGTTTAATGAAATGATGGAACCAGGCTGTGTTGATTTCACCACAAACAACTAGGCTCCATAATCATATCATATGGTATATTGTATATTAGAGCAAATTATAACCTGACTTTAGTTTGGCTTATATATTCGGCATTTAGTGTCGtccttttcaaaaaattatgtatttatatattttttctgtttattctttttttttttcttaaaaaaaaatatttgtttatcTAATTGGTTTGGGGGTTGGGAATAGGACAAAGTAAATCCTTTGTGAAAATGATGGTATGTTAACTCTTGCTTTTGTTTAATCTTTTTTGAATTAAAGGCAAACACAATATAcaccatattataaaaatgtgttttactttttattttcatatattgattaaggCTAACTAATACCCAACCATATTGTGTACACAAAAATCGAAAATTAGATATATCCACctcatttatttatatactatgAATATGTTAGAAAGCCAATCATATATTGCAAGACAGTATAGCAATAGAATCAATAATTAATATGGAGTTGGTATGTATATctttcaaataatttaatttgatatgtCTACATTTATTGATTAGATGCCTCCTATATATAGTTTTATAAGTGGCAAAATCATATCTTAATATATGAGTCTTTGTACAAAATTACATTATTaccaaaattgatttttttttcacaactTACGCAATGGCAAACATTT from Cannabis sativa cultivar Pink pepper isolate KNU-18-1 chromosome 4, ASM2916894v1, whole genome shotgun sequence carries:
- the LOC115712740 gene encoding uncharacterized protein LOC115712740 gives rise to the protein MTEKDVVPRTFRALVESADRKFARVRDVPAYGRVHNQHYFQKVFKAYMRLWKYQQENRSRLVETGLNRWEIGEIASRIGQLYFGQYMRTSEARFLVEAYVFYEAILNRRYFEGSKGLGKDLGVRFKELRFYARFLMVSFILSRTDMVNHLLDRFKALVDECKANYRDTNFKEWRQVVQEIVRFIKVDTSFMNARPLRYCATYDSHPASLPYVTRFHAKKVLKFKDALLTSYHRNEVKFAELTLDTFRMLQSLEWEPTGSFYQKRPLESKDNGSFTDHSGASGLIDINLAADMTDPSLPPNPRKAILYRPSVTHLIAVMATISEELPPDSVMLVYLSASGKVGRNVAPTEYMGGSQKLSRNKVQELSSTLSHSCVIDKGESSSGYYDKYLWFGPRGHGGSNNLYPGDIIPFTRRPLFLIIDSDNSHAFKVIHGAERGEPAALLLSPLRPSFKNPSDADIAQNGSQFTFFLTAPLPAFCQLIGFSNPAAENDVYNEAEEILSSAFSDWEVILLRSTNLDLVWAQVLSDPFIRRLILRFIFCRSVLSYFCSPEDNEQCLPTCLPSFPNSVSPDSKVVQSAVIRLAKHLKVADYFHFSDS